A window of the Leucothrix mucor DSM 2157 genome harbors these coding sequences:
- a CDS encoding DUF5682 family protein, protein MPAINTLWQQAGLDEPLIEQLQDQVQTRLDEALYWFPIRHHSPHCAYFLRKAILKRRPKQIFIELPYSFSEVLPLLTDPQTKPPVALYSSFSDQHNELGLANINTPSADIMPSLGTWHPLLSYSPEYVAIQLAKEIGAEVILIDLPAYMRPSFTEANSDSDEADESDDITPFLTSHFYQQLVENGGYQSWNECWDAHFERDAIEPEQFRYQLACFCAAVRATTQLSADTLKREAFMWQHIQQHLKQPDEAMVVCGGLHLFMEQHQRHIAYQDNIGQAYHTLVPYTYERLSEQSGYQAGNRAPYFYQLQWQNLIAEQLNEEALYKSMQYLIHSARQQGESLSAADTLSSSQHALMLCQLRNRMRPILDDILDAIITCCCKGNPEQEGLALQRALDKALIGIKRGYITPRAGQLPLVSHFYQLLARYELNKNKGYGWQCKLDIRTENGRSTSAFLHRLSYLSIPFSEQQFSSDDDNLIFTETWHCEFQVGTEESLIRLSPYGDTIETVILGHINDQLANARQSMQAISHTLLDALKMDLPQVIMKAHSLCQQALQRDQHFISLANSVANLQRCRHQLARLDHQIPSLEPLLEQCFLRATHSLLLISSTPGENDTAIIQGLLQLTQTYLSDDLPGLDRDLFIEYLQQAADSYQAPFLQGSFWGVLMEIKQRDGQALAAHIEQYRYAPPEEVVHCSQFIQGVMTTSQTSILLGAKALIAAIDSLLERVDQTTFDLMLVHLRAGFEHFSRSQRNRLGDAVAQHYGLTEVEELQLDTATPDGLQVFAQLDQQVAGIMKQWSCFSSTEN, encoded by the coding sequence GTGCCCGCTATCAACACGCTTTGGCAGCAAGCCGGTTTAGATGAGCCGCTCATTGAGCAACTGCAAGATCAGGTACAAACGCGTCTGGATGAGGCACTGTATTGGTTTCCGATACGCCATCACTCGCCTCACTGTGCTTATTTTTTGCGTAAGGCCATTCTCAAGCGTCGTCCCAAACAAATCTTTATTGAACTGCCCTATTCGTTTTCAGAAGTACTACCCCTACTCACCGACCCTCAAACCAAGCCGCCCGTGGCGCTATATTCTAGCTTTAGCGACCAACATAATGAGCTTGGTCTGGCTAACATCAATACGCCCTCAGCCGACATCATGCCCAGCTTGGGCACCTGGCACCCGCTGCTAAGTTACTCACCTGAATACGTGGCGATTCAGCTCGCCAAGGAAATAGGCGCAGAAGTCATTCTGATTGACCTGCCTGCGTATATGCGTCCGTCATTCACCGAAGCGAACTCTGATAGCGATGAAGCCGATGAGTCGGATGACATCACGCCTTTTCTCACGAGTCATTTCTATCAGCAGTTAGTAGAGAACGGTGGCTATCAAAGCTGGAATGAATGCTGGGATGCGCATTTTGAACGGGATGCCATTGAGCCAGAACAGTTCCGCTATCAACTGGCCTGCTTTTGCGCGGCCGTACGGGCAACCACGCAGCTCAGCGCAGATACGCTGAAGCGCGAGGCGTTTATGTGGCAACACATTCAGCAACACCTAAAACAACCGGATGAGGCAATGGTCGTGTGTGGTGGCTTGCACCTATTTATGGAGCAACATCAGCGCCACATCGCTTATCAAGATAATATTGGACAGGCTTATCACACGCTGGTGCCTTACACCTACGAGCGGCTATCCGAGCAAAGTGGCTATCAGGCGGGCAATCGCGCGCCCTACTTTTACCAGCTGCAATGGCAAAACCTAATCGCCGAACAGCTGAACGAAGAAGCCCTGTATAAATCCATGCAATATCTGATCCATAGCGCCCGCCAGCAAGGTGAAAGCTTATCCGCTGCTGATACCTTATCGAGTAGCCAACACGCGCTTATGTTATGCCAACTCCGTAACCGGATGCGGCCAATCCTCGATGACATACTGGATGCAATCATCACTTGCTGTTGTAAAGGGAACCCTGAACAAGAAGGCCTGGCCCTGCAACGCGCATTGGATAAAGCCCTGATTGGTATAAAGCGCGGATACATTACGCCGCGTGCCGGCCAATTACCGCTGGTGAGTCACTTTTATCAGTTATTAGCGCGGTATGAATTAAACAAGAACAAGGGTTATGGCTGGCAATGTAAGCTTGATATCCGTACGGAAAATGGGCGCTCTACCAGTGCGTTTCTACACCGGCTGAGTTATCTCAGCATTCCATTTTCTGAACAGCAGTTTTCATCGGATGACGACAATCTGATATTTACCGAAACATGGCACTGTGAGTTTCAGGTGGGTACCGAGGAAAGCCTAATCAGGCTTAGCCCTTATGGCGATACGATTGAGACGGTCATACTCGGTCATATTAATGACCAGCTCGCCAATGCACGGCAATCCATGCAGGCGATCAGTCACACTTTGCTCGATGCACTGAAGATGGACTTACCGCAGGTCATCATGAAAGCGCATAGCCTGTGTCAACAAGCCTTACAACGAGATCAACACTTCATATCACTGGCTAACAGTGTCGCCAACTTACAGCGCTGCAGGCATCAACTCGCGCGACTGGATCATCAGATTCCATCGCTGGAGCCGTTACTGGAGCAGTGTTTTTTGCGGGCCACGCATAGCTTACTACTGATTAGCAGCACACCCGGAGAAAATGATACAGCGATTATTCAAGGCTTATTGCAGCTGACTCAGACCTACCTTAGTGATGATTTGCCAGGGCTTGATCGAGACTTATTTATCGAATACCTGCAACAAGCCGCAGACAGCTATCAGGCTCCCTTTTTACAAGGTAGTTTCTGGGGAGTGCTGATGGAGATAAAACAACGTGATGGACAGGCTTTAGCCGCGCATATTGAACAGTATCGTTATGCACCGCCGGAAGAGGTTGTGCATTGCAGTCAGTTTATCCAGGGCGTCATGACCACGTCACAAACGTCGATACTGTTAGGCGCTAAAGCACTGATTGCCGCCATTGATTCATTGCTGGAGCGCGTCGACCA
- a CDS encoding AAA family ATPase, giving the protein MATKNKVLRAPLEQQYSEQLAALKQNDTDVAPPSWKLSPRKVLEFIVGGKPQTLKKGRKTIEVEIPTKFFGDHRLVERAIVTLTSERALLLIGDPGTGKSWLSENLAAAISGNSTLTIQGTAGTTEEHIKYTWNIAKVIAEGYSSSNRIPSPSMTAMQQGGLLRFEEITRCVPDVQDSLVSILSEKSIAVPELPDDNMVWATPGFNVIATANSRDQGVNELSAALKRRFNYIHIPMTKDSATEQAIIRQRITELSSQYQLQVDIEPNIIELLSTVFRELRQGRTTEGVKITEVNSTLSTAESISVLLDAAIHAQYLGGGKVRIDDIAANLVGAVVKEDEADRNTLREYLNLVAKRRAADSALWDKFYAATRAAL; this is encoded by the coding sequence ATGGCCACTAAAAACAAGGTACTCCGAGCGCCACTGGAGCAACAATACAGCGAGCAGTTAGCTGCCTTAAAACAGAATGATACCGATGTTGCGCCCCCTTCATGGAAGCTATCTCCCCGTAAGGTCTTGGAGTTTATTGTGGGTGGCAAGCCTCAAACCTTAAAAAAAGGACGCAAAACCATTGAGGTGGAGATTCCTACCAAGTTTTTTGGGGATCATCGCTTAGTTGAGCGTGCCATTGTTACGCTGACCTCAGAGCGCGCCTTGCTACTAATCGGTGATCCGGGCACTGGTAAAAGCTGGTTATCTGAAAATCTGGCTGCGGCCATTAGTGGCAACTCAACGCTAACGATTCAAGGCACGGCGGGCACCACAGAAGAGCATATTAAATACACCTGGAATATCGCCAAGGTGATTGCCGAAGGTTACAGCAGCTCAAACCGCATCCCGTCGCCGTCCATGACCGCCATGCAGCAAGGTGGCCTATTACGCTTTGAAGAAATCACGCGTTGTGTGCCTGATGTGCAGGACAGTCTGGTTTCAATCCTCTCGGAAAAATCCATCGCAGTCCCTGAGCTACCGGATGACAATATGGTCTGGGCAACGCCCGGTTTTAATGTCATAGCCACGGCTAATTCACGAGATCAAGGGGTGAATGAGTTATCAGCTGCGCTAAAACGCCGTTTTAATTACATCCATATTCCCATGACTAAGGATAGCGCCACCGAACAGGCGATTATTCGACAACGCATCACTGAATTGAGTAGCCAGTATCAGCTACAGGTAGACATTGAGCCTAATATCATTGAACTACTCAGTACGGTATTTCGGGAGTTACGGCAGGGGCGAACGACCGAGGGAGTGAAGATTACCGAGGTGAATAGCACCTTATCAACGGCTGAAAGTATCTCTGTTTTACTGGATGCTGCCATTCATGCCCAGTATTTAGGTGGCGGTAAAGTACGCATCGATGACATCGCCGCAAACTTGGTGGGCGCGGTGGTTAAAGAAGATGAAGCGGACCGCAACACCCTGCGCGAATACCTGAATCTCGTCGCCAAACGACGGGCAGCCGATAGCGCCTTGTGGGATAAGTTTTACGCGGCCACTCGCGCGGCACTATAA
- the yegQ gene encoding tRNA 5-hydroxyuridine modification protein YegQ, with amino-acid sequence MMSTELLSPAGTLKSMRYAFAYGADAVYAGQPRYSLRVRNNEFKHLENLQAAINEAHAQDKKFYLASNIAPHNSKVDTYLKDLEPVIAMQPDALIMSDPGLIMMVCEAWPEQTIHLSVQANAVNYAAVKFWANQGIERVILSRELSIDEIEEIRQRVPEMELEVFVHGALCIAYSGRCLLSGYMSHRDPNQGACTNSCRWEYNAHDAKENEIGDLVAVDTSAMGQWSPHDEVQPVLLQEKNRPGEFMPAYEDEHGTYIMNSKDLRAVQHVERLVKMGIHSLKIEGRTKSHYYVGRTAQVYRRAIDAAVAGETFDMNLMTQLDHLANRGYTEGFYRRHVPSEYQNYGKGASDNPNQQFVAEAIACDTQAGWLTLDVKNRFGLKDDMELVTPAGNIRFNLQQLETQTGQAIEVAPGSGHVVRIPLDNLAGVKLAEDGGYALLMRHIG; translated from the coding sequence ATTATGAGCACAGAACTTCTCTCACCTGCCGGAACCCTAAAAAGCATGCGCTATGCCTTTGCCTATGGCGCAGATGCGGTCTACGCAGGCCAACCACGTTACAGCCTGCGGGTTCGCAATAATGAATTTAAGCACTTAGAGAACCTGCAAGCGGCGATCAATGAAGCCCATGCACAGGATAAGAAGTTCTATCTGGCCAGCAATATCGCCCCGCATAACAGCAAGGTCGATACCTACCTGAAAGATCTGGAGCCGGTGATCGCCATGCAGCCGGATGCGCTGATTATGTCAGACCCCGGGCTCATTATGATGGTGTGCGAAGCGTGGCCGGAGCAAACGATTCATCTCTCGGTACAAGCCAATGCGGTAAACTACGCGGCGGTAAAATTCTGGGCGAATCAGGGCATTGAGCGCGTCATTTTATCGCGCGAGTTATCCATTGATGAGATTGAAGAAATTCGCCAGCGCGTGCCAGAAATGGAGCTTGAGGTGTTTGTGCACGGTGCGCTGTGTATTGCGTATTCCGGGCGCTGTTTGCTGTCTGGCTATATGAGCCATCGCGATCCGAACCAAGGGGCTTGCACCAACTCTTGTCGTTGGGAATACAACGCGCACGATGCTAAAGAAAATGAAATTGGCGATCTGGTGGCGGTCGATACCAGCGCAATGGGGCAATGGTCGCCGCACGATGAAGTGCAGCCGGTATTGCTGCAAGAGAAGAACCGCCCCGGTGAGTTTATGCCTGCTTATGAAGATGAGCACGGCACTTACATTATGAATTCCAAAGATTTGCGCGCGGTGCAACATGTCGAGCGGCTAGTGAAAATGGGGATTCACTCCCTGAAAATTGAAGGACGCACCAAGTCGCATTACTACGTCGGGCGCACCGCTCAAGTGTATCGTCGGGCAATCGATGCGGCAGTGGCAGGTGAAACCTTTGATATGAACCTGATGACGCAGCTGGATCATTTAGCTAATCGTGGCTATACCGAAGGCTTTTATCGTCGCCATGTACCGAGTGAATATCAGAACTATGGCAAAGGCGCGTCGGATAATCCGAATCAGCAATTTGTGGCTGAGGCGATTGCCTGTGATACGCAAGCTGGGTGGTTAACGCTGGATGTGAAAAATCGCTTTGGTTTGAAAGATGATATGGAATTGGTCACGCCAGCGGGTAATATCCGCTTTAACTTGCAGCAGCTGGAAACACAGACTGGGCAAGCGATTGAAGTGGCACCTGGCTCTGGGCATGTGGTGCGTATTCCATTGGATAATTTGGCAGGGGTGAAGTTGGCTGAAGATGGCGGGTATGCTTTGTTGATGCGGCATATTGGCTAA
- a CDS encoding GNAT family N-acetyltransferase — translation MSLNIEVLTKKHNRTQFSCGDEALDNYLVKVARQHIDKGISRTFVLIDSAAPSDILAYMTITVCEVASAEIPEKSAKKYPAIIPAAKLARLAVNNQMQRQGYGQLMMIDAMEKTLLAAQNLGIAGLFVDAKHNAAKQYYEQFGFLSLPEKLDNLFLPIATIGKLLEK, via the coding sequence TTGTCATTAAATATTGAAGTACTCACTAAAAAGCATAATCGTACTCAGTTCAGTTGTGGTGATGAAGCACTAGATAACTATTTGGTCAAGGTTGCCAGACAGCACATCGACAAAGGTATTTCGAGAACATTCGTACTCATTGACTCAGCTGCCCCTTCCGACATTCTTGCCTATATGACAATAACTGTTTGTGAAGTAGCCTCAGCTGAGATTCCAGAGAAATCCGCAAAGAAATATCCAGCGATTATCCCAGCTGCCAAATTAGCCCGATTAGCAGTTAATAACCAAATGCAGCGGCAAGGCTATGGCCAGCTGATGATGATTGACGCAATGGAGAAGACATTATTGGCAGCTCAGAACTTGGGTATAGCTGGGTTATTTGTTGACGCCAAACATAACGCTGCCAAGCAATATTACGAACAGTTTGGTTTTCTTAGCCTGCCGGAGAAGTTAGATAACTTATTCTTGCCGATTGCCACCATTGGCAAATTGCTAGAAAAGTAA
- a CDS encoding TRAP transporter substrate-binding protein, whose amino-acid sequence MKQLLSTLLVSAAVSVSVAGTAFAADYNFKFQSSDPSGNSNFILQQGWTERVKAMSDGKIEVELLPVNSIVAHTETQDAIAGGILDGHITDTSYFSGRDPAFGLIANPVGAWSAPQEMFDFMATGGGKELMNELVEPYGLHFIGATTPGLEAFISKKPLNSVADLKGLKMRAPEGLVQQVFAAAGASPVNLPGSEVFTSLDKGVIDAADYSVYSTNDAQGMHDVAPFPVYPGFHSMPLVEISMNKQKWDKLPADLQEVMEKSVTEFAKSQVAALSEKDMAAVEKAKAGGKVTVSDWSAEERAKFRTIATSQWVKVAERSPNAKKVYDVLTTYLKTNGLMN is encoded by the coding sequence ATGAAACAATTACTTAGCACACTATTAGTGAGTGCGGCAGTAAGCGTTAGCGTTGCAGGTACAGCATTTGCAGCTGACTATAATTTCAAATTCCAGTCTTCAGACCCTTCAGGAAATTCAAACTTTATTCTGCAACAAGGGTGGACTGAGCGCGTTAAAGCAATGTCCGATGGCAAGATTGAAGTGGAGTTGCTGCCGGTAAACTCAATCGTGGCGCACACTGAAACTCAGGATGCGATTGCCGGTGGCATTTTAGATGGCCACATCACTGATACCTCGTATTTCTCCGGTCGTGATCCCGCTTTTGGTTTGATTGCTAATCCGGTTGGTGCGTGGTCTGCACCGCAAGAAATGTTTGATTTCATGGCGACCGGTGGCGGAAAAGAGCTAATGAATGAGCTGGTTGAGCCCTATGGCCTGCACTTTATTGGCGCAACAACACCGGGCTTGGAAGCGTTTATTTCCAAGAAACCACTGAATAGCGTTGCGGATTTAAAAGGCTTGAAAATGCGTGCGCCAGAAGGTTTGGTACAGCAAGTGTTTGCAGCCGCAGGCGCATCGCCGGTTAATCTGCCGGGCTCTGAAGTGTTCACTTCCTTGGATAAAGGCGTAATTGATGCGGCTGATTATTCGGTGTATTCCACTAATGACGCGCAAGGCATGCACGATGTCGCGCCGTTCCCTGTATACCCAGGTTTCCACTCTATGCCATTGGTAGAGATCTCGATGAACAAGCAAAAGTGGGACAAGTTACCGGCTGATTTGCAGGAAGTGATGGAGAAGTCAGTCACTGAGTTTGCAAAATCCCAAGTGGCAGCGCTATCTGAAAAAGATATGGCCGCGGTTGAGAAGGCGAAAGCTGGTGGCAAGGTGACCGTGTCTGACTGGTCAGCAGAAGAGCGCGCTAAGTTTCGTACGATCGCCACTAGCCAGTGGGTCAAAGTTGCTGAGCGTTCGCCCAATGCAAAGAAAGTTTACGATGTCTTGACGACTTACCTGAAAACCAATGGCTTGATGAACTAA
- a CDS encoding LacI family DNA-binding transcriptional regulator, translating into MKKPTLIDVAQEAGVSPITVSRTLRQPDLVSEAMRLKVAAAVKKLNYVPDSAAATLASNRSNIIGMLIPSFSNSVFADVLAGAYEAAKDTRFNIQIGNMQYNQQMEEAQLASFLSVKPAGLIISGIDQTPYSKALLTQAQCPVVQVMDLSDQPFDMIVGFSNADATTQALEHMIGQGFKKIGFVAARMDLRTQRRMMTYREVMQSHGLLDERLIVTTPEPSSAELGRKLFNQLLSNVPECDAGFFSNDDLAVGASFECQRKGIRIPDDFGICGFNDLGTTSQIYPEITSVHTPRFEVGKTAVEMILAAQKEPLSNEARIVDLGFELEVRASTLITH; encoded by the coding sequence ATGAAAAAGCCAACGCTAATAGATGTCGCACAGGAAGCCGGAGTTAGCCCGATTACCGTATCCCGCACCCTGCGCCAGCCCGACTTGGTCTCTGAAGCCATGCGCCTGAAAGTGGCCGCTGCGGTTAAAAAGCTCAACTACGTGCCAGACTCTGCCGCCGCAACACTGGCCTCCAACCGCTCAAACATTATCGGCATGCTGATTCCCTCCTTCTCCAATAGCGTCTTTGCCGATGTATTGGCCGGCGCCTATGAAGCCGCTAAAGACACCCGTTTTAATATCCAGATCGGTAATATGCAATACAACCAGCAAATGGAAGAAGCGCAACTCGCCAGCTTCTTAAGCGTAAAACCCGCTGGCCTGATTATTTCCGGAATCGATCAAACGCCCTACTCCAAAGCCTTGTTAACCCAAGCGCAATGCCCCGTGGTACAGGTGATGGACTTAAGCGATCAGCCCTTCGATATGATTGTGGGGTTTTCCAATGCAGACGCCACGACCCAAGCGCTAGAACACATGATCGGACAAGGCTTTAAGAAAATTGGCTTTGTCGCCGCACGCATGGACCTTCGAACTCAACGACGGATGATGACCTATCGCGAAGTGATGCAATCCCACGGCTTGCTTGATGAGCGCCTGATAGTCACGACCCCAGAACCTTCCAGCGCCGAACTTGGCCGTAAGTTGTTTAATCAATTACTCAGCAATGTGCCAGAGTGCGATGCAGGCTTTTTTAGCAATGATGACTTGGCAGTCGGTGCTTCTTTTGAATGCCAACGTAAAGGCATTCGGATTCCGGACGATTTTGGGATTTGTGGCTTTAATGATTTGGGAACCACGTCGCAGATTTATCCGGAGATAACCTCCGTGCACACGCCACGATTTGAAGTGGGGAAAACAGCCGTTGAAATGATACTGGCGGCCCAGAAAGAGCCGCTCAGTAATGAGGCTAGAATTGTTGACCTTGGCTTTGAGCTAGAGGTGCGCGCTTCAACCTTAATTACGCATTAG
- a CDS encoding DUF1566 domain-containing protein, protein MKYRYSAYALPLTALLSLSLSSAQAASYPLVDTMQDKCFDVAGNAIGCPAPGAALYGQDAQHKHLPASYTNLNNGTVKDNNTQLIWQKTPTNQRLQFAEAKTYCGSLSLGGLSNWRVPTIKELYSLADFRGELLKPEQGKPTPYIDTTAFDFSYPNPPMVFAGQYWSSTLYVKGPVMNGKNEGAFGFNFADGHIKAYGTGLDFFTGKAAASSGLSNGPKDGKAPGNYVRCVSGDENNYGMNAFVKHDDGTVSDTATGRVWQQADDGVRREWKEALAYCEGLELAGYKDWYLPNSKELQSIVDYDKKDFPAINESLFGITKDSETLDYWTSTTFGDIKSHANVIAFGKALSKAGDQTEYTDWHGAGAQRSSIKSLADTALTEEDTCSVNACDVDRPDNLVRCVRLGS, encoded by the coding sequence ATGAAATACCGATATTCAGCTTATGCTTTACCTCTAACAGCCTTGCTCAGCCTATCGCTAAGCAGTGCGCAAGCAGCTAGTTATCCGCTAGTCGATACCATGCAGGATAAGTGCTTTGATGTGGCGGGTAATGCGATTGGATGCCCAGCTCCGGGCGCAGCGCTGTATGGTCAGGATGCGCAGCACAAGCATTTGCCAGCGTCTTATACCAATCTGAATAATGGCACGGTGAAAGACAACAATACCCAGCTAATCTGGCAAAAAACGCCCACCAATCAGCGCTTGCAATTTGCAGAGGCAAAAACTTATTGCGGCTCGCTTAGCTTAGGTGGCTTGTCTAATTGGCGCGTACCCACCATTAAAGAACTGTATTCGCTGGCCGATTTTCGCGGTGAATTGCTCAAGCCAGAGCAGGGCAAGCCGACGCCATATATCGACACCACCGCATTTGACTTTAGCTATCCAAACCCACCGATGGTATTTGCTGGTCAGTACTGGAGCAGCACGCTGTATGTAAAAGGGCCGGTAATGAATGGTAAGAATGAGGGCGCATTCGGCTTTAATTTCGCGGATGGTCATATTAAAGCTTATGGCACGGGTTTGGACTTTTTTACGGGCAAGGCAGCGGCCAGCAGTGGCTTATCTAATGGCCCAAAAGATGGCAAAGCGCCGGGTAATTATGTGCGCTGCGTGAGCGGTGATGAGAACAACTATGGCATGAATGCCTTTGTTAAGCATGACGATGGCACAGTTTCAGATACGGCCACAGGGCGTGTTTGGCAGCAGGCGGATGATGGCGTCAGGCGCGAATGGAAAGAGGCTTTGGCCTATTGCGAGGGCTTGGAGCTGGCAGGGTATAAGGACTGGTATTTGCCGAATTCTAAAGAGCTTCAAAGCATTGTGGACTACGATAAGAAGGATTTTCCTGCAATTAATGAATCGCTATTTGGTATCACCAAGGACTCTGAAACACTGGATTATTGGACCAGTACCACCTTTGGCGATATTAAAAGCCATGCCAATGTAATTGCTTTTGGAAAGGCACTGAGTAAGGCCGGTGACCAAACTGAGTATACGGATTGGCATGGTGCGGGTGCGCAGCGCTCATCCATAAAATCATTGGCAGATACCGCACTGACCGAGGAAGATACCTGTTCGGTGAATGCCTGTGATGTGGATCGGCCTGATAATCTGGTGCGTTGCGTGCGGCTTGGTTCCTAA
- a CDS encoding DUF1778 domain-containing protein: MSTIKNDRITARVNDEVKSTLSAAAELVGATLNQFLVQAALEKAEAIIEKERVIYLGRRDSELFFDALDSPPEPNQKLKKALANYRLKIG, translated from the coding sequence ATGTCTACAATAAAAAATGATCGCATCACTGCAAGGGTTAATGATGAGGTGAAAAGCACACTAAGCGCTGCTGCTGAGCTAGTCGGCGCGACCTTAAACCAATTTTTGGTACAGGCTGCACTAGAGAAGGCAGAAGCCATTATCGAAAAAGAACGGGTAATTTATCTTGGAAGAAGGGACAGTGAGCTATTTTTTGATGCCTTGGATAGCCCGCCAGAGCCGAATCAAAAGCTAAAGAAAGCACTTGCTAACTATCGACTAAAGATAGGTTAA
- a CDS encoding TRAP transporter large permease yields the protein MEFFGSLQSLGIEYGTLVMFGLLLALLVSGIPLAYVTLLVALVFALGWFGPQVVPLITSRVYSFVSSFVFVSVPMFVLMAAILDRSGIARDLFDAMRIIGGRLRGGIAVQTILVAVVLAAMSGIIGGEIVLLGLVALPQMLRLGYDKHLAIGVVCAGGALGTMVPPSIVLIIYGLTANVSVGDLFTASFLPGLMLASFYVAYVLIRSYLNPNLAPIPEAEDIPTAEKMRLMKGLFLPMCVVTGVLGSIYGGIASVTEASAVGVAGVILSTVVRGEFTFIMIKDAALQTLQTVGMIVWIGMGASALVGVFNLMGGINFVSDLITGVSDNPTIILLFMMLILFVLGMFLDWVGIALLTMPIFVPIIVTLGYDPVWFGVLFAMNMQVSFLSPPFGPAAFYLKSVAPEGITLATIFRSLLPFIALQVLAVALLIAFPGITGR from the coding sequence ATGGAGTTTTTTGGTTCACTGCAATCGCTGGGGATTGAGTACGGCACCTTGGTTATGTTCGGGCTGTTACTCGCGCTATTAGTTAGCGGGATTCCTCTGGCTTATGTGACGTTATTAGTCGCACTGGTATTTGCGCTGGGTTGGTTTGGGCCGCAGGTGGTGCCACTGATTACCAGTCGCGTGTATTCCTTTGTATCCTCGTTTGTGTTTGTCTCGGTGCCCATGTTTGTGCTGATGGCCGCGATACTCGACCGCTCCGGCATTGCCCGCGATTTGTTTGATGCGATGCGCATTATCGGAGGCCGGTTACGCGGTGGTATTGCGGTGCAAACGATTCTGGTTGCTGTTGTGCTGGCGGCCATGAGCGGCATTATCGGGGGCGAAATTGTTCTGCTGGGCTTGGTGGCTTTGCCGCAAATGTTGCGCTTAGGCTATGACAAGCATTTGGCGATTGGTGTGGTATGTGCCGGTGGTGCGCTGGGTACCATGGTGCCGCCATCCATTGTACTGATCATCTATGGCTTAACGGCGAATGTGTCGGTGGGCGATCTGTTTACCGCTTCCTTTTTACCGGGCTTAATGCTGGCAAGTTTCTATGTCGCCTATGTGTTGATTCGCTCTTACCTGAATCCGAATTTAGCGCCGATCCCAGAAGCGGAAGACATTCCAACCGCTGAAAAGATGCGCTTAATGAAGGGCCTGTTTTTACCAATGTGCGTAGTCACGGGGGTCTTGGGTTCTATTTATGGTGGTATTGCCAGCGTGACCGAAGCCTCAGCAGTCGGCGTGGCGGGAGTCATCCTATCGACCGTGGTGCGCGGTGAATTCACCTTTATCATGATTAAAGATGCCGCGCTGCAAACCTTGCAAACGGTTGGCATGATCGTCTGGATTGGAATGGGGGCTAGTGCCTTGGTTGGTGTATTCAATCTCATGGGCGGCATCAATTTTGTCTCCGATCTCATTACTGGCGTGTCAGACAATCCAACCATTATTTTGCTGTTTATGATGCTGATTTTGTTTGTGCTGGGTATGTTCTTAGACTGGGTGGGTATTGCGCTTTTGACTATGCCGATCTTCGTGCCGATTATTGTGACGCTGGGGTATGACCCGGTTTGGTTCGGCGTGTTATTTGCCATGAATATGCAAGTGTCGTTTCTCTCGCCGCCGTTTGGGCCCGCCGCGTTTTACCTCAAAAGTGTGGCACCCGAAGGCATTACTTTGGCGACTATTTTCAGATCATTGCTGCCATTTATCGCACTGCAAGTGTTAGCGGTGGCGTTGCTGATCGCCTTCCCCGGAATCACCGGGCGTTAA
- a CDS encoding TRAP transporter small permease subunit has product MLEQGTERPDEVVEVAIPESGWLGKVVDKVGIVFALGILASMAILINEIVLRYVFNEPTNWAHETTIFLCGTAFIYGGLYCTVRDKHIRVVLIYDMVPAGVRRVFDFVISVISAVASGMFAWAAWVMVKRAAFMPDGSFRLERSGSAWDPVFPGLLKVFLFVVLVLMAIQFLVLAVNYMRRAK; this is encoded by the coding sequence ATGCTTGAGCAGGGAACAGAGAGACCTGACGAGGTGGTCGAGGTCGCTATTCCGGAGTCGGGATGGCTTGGCAAGGTCGTAGATAAAGTGGGGATCGTGTTTGCGTTGGGCATTCTCGCTTCAATGGCGATTCTGATTAATGAAATCGTGTTGCGCTATGTGTTTAACGAGCCGACCAATTGGGCACACGAAACCACAATATTCCTGTGCGGGACCGCGTTTATATACGGCGGGCTTTACTGCACGGTACGCGACAAACACATTCGCGTTGTACTCATTTATGACATGGTGCCGGCTGGTGTGCGGCGCGTGTTTGACTTTGTTATCTCGGTCATTTCAGCGGTGGCCAGCGGCATGTTCGCTTGGGCCGCTTGGGTGATGGTAAAGCGCGCGGCGTTTATGCCCGATGGCAGTTTTCGATTAGAGCGCTCCGGTAGCGCGTGGGACCCGGTGTTTCCGGGTTTACTGAAAGTCTTTCTATTTGTAGTACTGGTGCTGATGGCTATTCAGTTCTTAGTGCTGGCAGTCAATTATATGCGGAGAGCTAAATAA